From Zingiber officinale cultivar Zhangliang chromosome 5B, Zo_v1.1, whole genome shotgun sequence, the proteins below share one genomic window:
- the LOC121985213 gene encoding protein DJ-1 homolog B-like isoform X1: MATRHLLPLPFVYKTLPRSRSKSTTTALGRALRSFSSSTMASSLPPKKVLVPIAHGTEPIEAVITIDVLRRAGADVTVASAEKDIRVDACWGVKVVADALISDVASTTFDLISLPGGLPGSETLRDCRELESIVKKQAEGGGLYAAICAAPAVALGSWGLLKGLKQATCYPSFIEKLPSDAILVESRVQIDGQVVTSRGPGTALEYSVALVEKLYGKEKADEVAGPMVLRDQHGVEFSFTEINPIPWKFDSSLQILVPIANGTEEMEATMIIDILRRAKANVVVASVEDKLEIVASRKVKLTADMLLDEAVKLQYDLILLPGGLPGAQAFSNSEKLIDLLRKQAESGKLYGAICASPAIVLEAHGLLKGKKATAYPALCHKLTDQSYSENRVLVDGNLITSRGPGTSMEFALAIVEKIFGRQNALDLAKTLVFI, translated from the exons ATGGCCACGCGTCACCTCCTACCTCTCCCCTTCGTCTACAAAACCCTCCCACGCAGCCGATCCAAATCCACGACCACCGCCCTTGGCCGCGCGCTGCGCTCCTTCTCATCTTCTACGATGGCGTCGTCTCTTCCTCCCAAAAAG GTCCTGGTCCCCATCGCCCACGGCACGGAGCCGATTGAGGCTGTGATCACTATCGACGTTCTCCGCCGCGCCGGAGCTGACGTTACTGTTGCCTCCGCCGAGAAGGACATCCGCGTTGATGCCTGCTGGGGGGTCAAGGTCGTCGCCGACGCCCTCATCTCTGATGTGGCCTCCACCACCTTCGATCTCATCTCACTTCCG GGAGGGTTGCCGGGCTCAGAAACTCTACGGGACTGCCGAGAGTTGGAGAGTATTGTGAAGAAACAGGCTGAGGGAGGTGGGTTGTATGCGGCGATCTGTGCAGCACCAGCTGTTGCGCTTGGATCCTGGGGTTTGCTCAAGGGACTGAAG CAGGCAACTTGTTATCCATCATTCATTGAGAAACTGCCCTCAGATGCAATCCTGGTGGAGTCTAGAGTCCAAATAGATGGACAAGTTGTTACTAGCCGTGGACCAGGTACAGCTTTGGAATACTCTGTTGCTTTGGTTGAAAAACTTTATGGAAAAGAAAAGGCAGATGAAGTTGCAGGACCCATG GTATTGCGTGATCAGCATGGAGTTGAATTTTCATTCACTGAGATAAACCCTATACCATGGAAATTTGACTCTTCACTTCAG ATTCTCGTTCCAATTGCAAATGGCACGGAGGAAATGGAGGCAACTATGATAATAGACATTTTGCGCAGGGCAAAGGCCAATGTTGTAGTGGCATCAGTTGAAGATAAGTTAGAAATTGTGGCATCTAGAAAAGTGAAGCTGACAGCCGATATGCTCTTGGATGAGGCTGTTAAGCTGCAATATGATCTGATTTTGCTACCT GGTGGCCTTCCTGGGGCTCAAGCATTTTCCAACTCAGAAAAGTTGATCGATTTACTCAGAAAACAGGCGGAGTCTGGTAAACTTTATGGGGCGATATGTGCTTCCCCAGCAATCGTCTTGGAGGCTCATGGCCTTCTTAAA GgcaagaaggctacagcatatCCAGCTCTGTGCCACAAACTTACAGATCAAAGCTACTCCGAGAATCGAGTTTTGGTAGATGGCAACTTGATCACGAGCAGAGGACCAGGGACATCCATGGAGTTTGCATTGGCCATAGTCGAAAAGATTTTTGGTCGCCAAAATGCGCTTGATCTTGCAAAAACTCTAGTTTTCATATGA
- the LOC121985213 gene encoding protein DJ-1 homolog B-like isoform X2: MATRHLLPLPFVYKTLPRSRSKSTTTALGRALRSFSSSTMASSLPPKKVLVPIAHGTEPIEAVITIDVLRRAGADVTVASAEKDIRVDACWGVKVVADALISDVASTTFDLISLPGGLPGSETLRDCRELESIVKKQAEGGGLYAAICAAPAVALGSWGLLKGLKATCYPSFIEKLPSDAILVESRVQIDGQVVTSRGPGTALEYSVALVEKLYGKEKADEVAGPMVLRDQHGVEFSFTEINPIPWKFDSSLQILVPIANGTEEMEATMIIDILRRAKANVVVASVEDKLEIVASRKVKLTADMLLDEAVKLQYDLILLPGGLPGAQAFSNSEKLIDLLRKQAESGKLYGAICASPAIVLEAHGLLKGKKATAYPALCHKLTDQSYSENRVLVDGNLITSRGPGTSMEFALAIVEKIFGRQNALDLAKTLVFI, from the exons ATGGCCACGCGTCACCTCCTACCTCTCCCCTTCGTCTACAAAACCCTCCCACGCAGCCGATCCAAATCCACGACCACCGCCCTTGGCCGCGCGCTGCGCTCCTTCTCATCTTCTACGATGGCGTCGTCTCTTCCTCCCAAAAAG GTCCTGGTCCCCATCGCCCACGGCACGGAGCCGATTGAGGCTGTGATCACTATCGACGTTCTCCGCCGCGCCGGAGCTGACGTTACTGTTGCCTCCGCCGAGAAGGACATCCGCGTTGATGCCTGCTGGGGGGTCAAGGTCGTCGCCGACGCCCTCATCTCTGATGTGGCCTCCACCACCTTCGATCTCATCTCACTTCCG GGAGGGTTGCCGGGCTCAGAAACTCTACGGGACTGCCGAGAGTTGGAGAGTATTGTGAAGAAACAGGCTGAGGGAGGTGGGTTGTATGCGGCGATCTGTGCAGCACCAGCTGTTGCGCTTGGATCCTGGGGTTTGCTCAAGGGACTGAAG GCAACTTGTTATCCATCATTCATTGAGAAACTGCCCTCAGATGCAATCCTGGTGGAGTCTAGAGTCCAAATAGATGGACAAGTTGTTACTAGCCGTGGACCAGGTACAGCTTTGGAATACTCTGTTGCTTTGGTTGAAAAACTTTATGGAAAAGAAAAGGCAGATGAAGTTGCAGGACCCATG GTATTGCGTGATCAGCATGGAGTTGAATTTTCATTCACTGAGATAAACCCTATACCATGGAAATTTGACTCTTCACTTCAG ATTCTCGTTCCAATTGCAAATGGCACGGAGGAAATGGAGGCAACTATGATAATAGACATTTTGCGCAGGGCAAAGGCCAATGTTGTAGTGGCATCAGTTGAAGATAAGTTAGAAATTGTGGCATCTAGAAAAGTGAAGCTGACAGCCGATATGCTCTTGGATGAGGCTGTTAAGCTGCAATATGATCTGATTTTGCTACCT GGTGGCCTTCCTGGGGCTCAAGCATTTTCCAACTCAGAAAAGTTGATCGATTTACTCAGAAAACAGGCGGAGTCTGGTAAACTTTATGGGGCGATATGTGCTTCCCCAGCAATCGTCTTGGAGGCTCATGGCCTTCTTAAA GgcaagaaggctacagcatatCCAGCTCTGTGCCACAAACTTACAGATCAAAGCTACTCCGAGAATCGAGTTTTGGTAGATGGCAACTTGATCACGAGCAGAGGACCAGGGACATCCATGGAGTTTGCATTGGCCATAGTCGAAAAGATTTTTGGTCGCCAAAATGCGCTTGATCTTGCAAAAACTCTAGTTTTCATATGA